One region of Mucilaginibacter sp. 14171R-50 genomic DNA includes:
- a CDS encoding metallophosphoesterase, producing the protein MKLALFSDIHANLPALEAFFADVETRKPDAIYCLGDLVGYNIWPNEVIDEIRKRGIPCITGNYDFGIGRHSDDCGCAYKTDEEKAMGKISISYTNEIVNDEQRAYLRTLPAHIRLEFQLNNDKLNVLLVHGSPRKVNEYLFEDRDEKSMLRIMEQADADVLCFGHTHQPYHRILSANEQFYHAINIGSVGKPKDKDPRGGYVLLHIAENSSKTDKESIKAEFIRFDYDIEKAAKAVEDSPLPNEYADMLRNG; encoded by the coding sequence ATGAAACTCGCCTTATTCTCTGATATCCACGCCAACTTGCCTGCATTGGAAGCCTTTTTTGCCGATGTGGAAACCCGTAAACCCGATGCCATCTATTGCCTGGGCGACCTGGTAGGTTACAACATCTGGCCCAACGAAGTGATCGACGAAATACGGAAACGCGGCATTCCCTGCATTACCGGCAACTATGACTTTGGTATTGGCCGTCACAGCGATGATTGCGGCTGCGCCTATAAAACCGACGAAGAAAAAGCGATGGGTAAAATATCCATTAGCTATACCAACGAGATCGTTAATGACGAGCAGCGGGCTTACCTGCGTACCTTACCGGCACATATCCGTTTGGAGTTTCAATTGAATAACGATAAGCTGAATGTATTGCTGGTACACGGCAGCCCGCGCAAGGTGAATGAATACCTGTTTGAGGATCGTGACGAAAAAAGCATGCTGCGCATCATGGAACAGGCTGATGCCGATGTCCTATGCTTTGGCCATACACATCAGCCGTATCACCGTATACTATCTGCAAATGAGCAGTTCTACCATGCCATTAATATCGGTTCAGTCGGCAAGCCGAAAGACAAAGACCCAAGAGGCGGTTATGTGTTATTGCACATTGCGGAAAACAGTTCCAAAACCGATAAAGAGAGTATCAAAGCCGAGTTTATCCGTTTCGATTATGACATCGAAAAGGCAGCCAAAGCGGTCGAGGATAGCCCGCTGCCCAATGAATATGCAGACATGTTAAGGAACGGCTAA
- a CDS encoding metallophosphoesterase has translation MRIALFSDIHANLPAFEAFLASLDEQKPDAVYCLGDLIGYNIWPNEIIAEVRKRGIATLKGNHDEKIKGFAYELVTADNRAYLDTLPAHIRLEYADFQILLVHGSPRKIDEYVLEDMPEDEVIQMMDEAKADILCAAHSHLPYHRIIGNKQVINTGSVGKPKDGDPRGGYVILTIGTDITAGFIRFDYDIEKAADAVLNSPLPDELAERLRKSF, from the coding sequence ATGAGAATTGCACTTTTTTCTGATATACACGCCAACCTGCCTGCCTTCGAGGCCTTCCTTGCCAGTCTTGACGAACAAAAGCCGGACGCGGTTTATTGCCTGGGCGACCTGATCGGCTATAATATCTGGCCGAATGAAATTATTGCTGAAGTTCGCAAACGCGGCATCGCTACGTTGAAAGGCAATCATGATGAAAAGATAAAGGGCTTTGCTTATGAGTTGGTAACGGCTGATAACCGGGCCTACCTTGATACCTTACCTGCGCATATCCGCCTGGAGTACGCTGACTTTCAAATCCTGCTGGTACACGGCAGCCCGCGTAAAATCGATGAGTACGTTTTGGAAGATATGCCCGAAGATGAGGTCATTCAAATGATGGATGAAGCAAAAGCGGATATCCTTTGCGCGGCTCACTCACATTTACCCTATCACCGCATCATTGGTAATAAGCAGGTGATCAATACCGGTTCGGTCGGTAAGCCTAAAGACGGCGACCCGCGGGGTGGTTATGTGATACTGACCATTGGAACTGATATAACAGCCGGGTTTATCCGCTTTGACTATGATATCGAAAAGGCCGCTGATGCAGTTCTCAATAGCCCGTTGCCGGATGAGTTAGCAGAAAGGCTTCGAAAAAGTTTTTAA
- a CDS encoding helix-turn-helix domain-containing protein — protein MAAEIITKEDLQEFGQQLLNQIKSLLGQAIEEPRKWLKSYQVKNILKISDNTLQTLRDNGTIPFTKIGGILYYSIDDINKVLTGEVKSKRIKIKADRAA, from the coding sequence ATGGCAGCAGAAATCATAACCAAAGAAGATTTGCAGGAGTTTGGCCAGCAATTACTGAATCAGATCAAAAGCCTATTAGGACAGGCAATTGAAGAGCCCAGGAAGTGGCTGAAAAGTTACCAGGTAAAAAACATTTTAAAGATTTCCGACAACACCTTACAGACGCTGCGGGATAATGGCACCATTCCCTTCACCAAAATCGGGGGCATACTTTATTACAGCATTGATGATATTAACAAAGTATTGACGGGGGAAGTAAAAAGTAAACGAATCAAAATTAAGGCCGATCGGGCAGCATGA